Proteins from a genomic interval of Spiroplasma endosymbiont of Lonchoptera lutea:
- the tuf gene encoding elongation factor Tu yields MAKEAFSRSKPHVNIGTIGHVDHGKTTLTAAITSVLAKQGGAKARKYDEIDAAPEEKARGITINIAHVDYETEARHYGHIDAPGHADYVKNMITGAKQMDGAILVVAATDGAMPQTNEHVLLAKNVGIKKLVVYLNKVDLLDDPDMLILAEEDIRELLTKHGFDGGNTPIIEGSALKALNGDPEQEAKILELMKAVDEYIPTPERDLDKPFMMSVGSVVSVPGRGTVATGLVDRGILKPGEAVEIVGFGDKVIKSIATSIETGHKTLDEARAGDNVGILLRGVEKDAVRRGQVLCKPGTVTPHSKFQAEIYLLTKAEGGRHTATKSNYQPQFYLHSSDVTGTVTLPAGVDFVMPGDNTEITVELNTKVALEEGTQFAIREGGKTVASGIINKILE; encoded by the coding sequence CGGTATTAGCAAAGCAAGGTGGAGCAAAAGCAAGAAAATATGATGAAATTGATGCTGCACCAGAAGAAAAAGCAAGAGGTATTACAATTAATATTGCCCATGTTGATTATGAAACTGAAGCAAGACATTATGGACATATTGATGCTCCTGGGCATGCTGATTATGTAAAAAATATGATTACGGGTGCAAAACAGATGGATGGAGCAATTTTAGTTGTTGCTGCAACTGATGGCGCAATGCCCCAAACTAATGAGCATGTTTTATTGGCTAAAAATGTGGGAATTAAAAAATTAGTTGTTTATTTAAATAAAGTTGATTTACTTGATGATCCTGATATGTTAATCTTAGCAGAAGAAGATATTAGAGAATTATTAACTAAACATGGCTTTGATGGTGGCAATACACCAATTATTGAAGGTTCAGCATTAAAAGCATTAAATGGTGATCCCGAACAAGAAGCAAAAATTCTTGAATTAATGAAAGCTGTTGATGAATATATTCCAACGCCAGAGCGAGATTTAGATAAGCCATTTATGATGTCAGTTGGAAGTGTTGTGAGTGTTCCAGGTCGTGGAACAGTTGCTACTGGTCTTGTTGATCGGGGAATATTAAAACCTGGTGAAGCGGTAGAAATTGTTGGGTTTGGTGATAAGGTAATTAAAAGTATTGCTACAAGTATTGAAACTGGTCACAAAACGCTAGATGAAGCTAGAGCTGGTGATAATGTTGGAATCTTATTACGAGGTGTTGAAAAAGATGCCGTACGAAGAGGACAAGTTTTATGTAAACCAGGAACAGTTACGCCTCATAGTAAATTTCAAGCAGAAATTTACTTATTGACAAAAGCTGAAGGTGGTCGTCATACGGCAACTAAAAGTAATTATCAACCACAATTTTACTTACATTCTTCAGATGTAACAGGAACAGTTACCTTACCTGCTGGTGTTGACTTTGTAATGCCTGGTGATAATACTGAAATAACTGTTGAGTTAAATACTAAAGTTGCTTTAGAAGAAGGAACACAATTTGCTATTCGTGAAGGTGGTAAAACCGTAGCTTCAGGAATAATTAATAAGATTTTAGAATAA